In Methylomagnum ishizawai, one DNA window encodes the following:
- a CDS encoding transglycosylase SLT domain-containing protein produces MALFRYLLLGGLVAGNAAAQDFIQQAAGLRAQAALYEHGRGVRQDYAAAYQLYCKAALLGDSMAAYNLGWMYFNGRGLPRQAGLAVGWFKRAAKAGDAYAARMVAHYGTVQAAEDPACQPEPPPPVVTATLKRKNPHRGAVADWVERIAPVYSIDPELVMAVIQAESGFNPSALSPKNAQGLMQLIPATAERFGVKDIWDPEQNIRGGTAYLHWLLRHFSGKVEWALAAYNAGERTVEQYQGVPPYKETQSYVKRILASYQKTIHPIPPPLGKS; encoded by the coding sequence TCATCCAGCAAGCGGCGGGCTTGCGGGCACAGGCGGCGCTCTACGAGCATGGCCGGGGCGTCCGGCAGGATTACGCCGCAGCCTACCAGCTCTATTGCAAGGCGGCGCTGTTGGGCGATTCCATGGCGGCGTACAACCTCGGGTGGATGTACTTCAACGGGCGCGGCCTGCCACGCCAGGCCGGATTGGCGGTGGGCTGGTTCAAACGCGCCGCCAAGGCCGGCGATGCCTACGCGGCGCGGATGGTGGCTCATTACGGCACGGTCCAGGCCGCCGAAGACCCGGCCTGCCAGCCCGAGCCGCCGCCCCCGGTGGTGACCGCCACCCTCAAGCGCAAGAATCCCCATCGTGGCGCGGTGGCGGATTGGGTCGAGCGCATCGCCCCGGTCTATTCCATCGATCCCGAGTTGGTGATGGCGGTGATCCAGGCCGAGTCCGGCTTCAATCCTTCGGCGCTCTCGCCCAAGAACGCCCAGGGCTTGATGCAGTTGATCCCGGCCACGGCGGAGCGCTTCGGCGTCAAGGATATTTGGGACCCGGAACAGAACATCCGCGGCGGCACGGCCTATCTGCATTGGCTGCTGCGGCATTTCTCGGGCAAGGTGGAATGGGCCTTGGCCGCCTACAACGCGGGCGAACGCACGGTGGAGCAATACCAGGGTGTGCCGCCCTACAAGGAAACCCAAAGCTATGTGAAGCGCATCCTGGCTTCCTATCAAAAAACCATCCATCCGATCCCGCCGCCCCTGGGTAAATCCTGA
- a CDS encoding PstS family phosphate ABC transporter substrate-binding protein: MNNKLLIASALAAGLALTQGADAAEAGRDYISIVGSSTVYPFATVVAEQFGKGGKFKTPKVEATGTGGGIKLFCGGVGVQYPDIANASRAMKKTEFETCQKAGVKDIVEVKIGFDGIVAAQSKKSKDKLELTRKELYLALAKRVPDPAKPDGDALVENPYKTWNEINPKLPNVKIEVLGPPPTSGTRDAFAELALEGGCAQIPWIKAKKETDDAWFKNVCMTVREDGAYIEAGENDNLIVQKLEANPTAVGIFGYSFLDQNSDKLLAAPVDGVAPSYEHIASGKYAISRPLFFYVKKAHVGVIPGIEAYVTEFTSEKAFGEEGYLADKGLIPLPEAERKHIATAAKKMTPMTMK, translated from the coding sequence ATGAACAACAAGCTCCTGATCGCCAGCGCCCTCGCCGCCGGCTTGGCCCTGACCCAAGGCGCGGACGCCGCCGAGGCCGGCCGCGATTACATCAGCATCGTCGGCTCCTCGACCGTCTACCCCTTCGCCACCGTGGTCGCCGAACAATTCGGCAAGGGCGGCAAGTTCAAGACCCCCAAGGTCGAAGCCACCGGCACCGGCGGCGGCATCAAGCTGTTCTGCGGCGGGGTCGGCGTGCAATATCCCGATATCGCCAACGCCTCCCGCGCCATGAAGAAGACCGAGTTCGAGACCTGCCAGAAGGCCGGCGTCAAGGACATCGTGGAAGTGAAGATCGGTTTCGACGGCATCGTCGCCGCCCAGTCCAAGAAATCCAAGGACAAGCTGGAACTGACCCGCAAGGAACTCTACCTCGCCCTCGCCAAGCGCGTGCCCGACCCCGCCAAGCCGGACGGCGACGCCCTGGTCGAGAATCCCTACAAGACCTGGAACGAGATCAACCCCAAGCTCCCGAACGTCAAGATCGAAGTCCTGGGTCCGCCCCCGACCTCCGGCACCCGCGACGCCTTCGCCGAACTGGCCCTGGAAGGCGGCTGCGCCCAGATTCCCTGGATCAAGGCCAAGAAGGAAACCGACGACGCCTGGTTCAAGAATGTCTGCATGACCGTGCGCGAGGACGGTGCCTACATCGAGGCCGGCGAGAACGACAACCTGATCGTGCAGAAACTGGAAGCCAACCCCACCGCCGTCGGCATCTTCGGCTACAGCTTCCTGGACCAGAACTCCGACAAGCTGCTGGCCGCCCCGGTCGATGGCGTCGCGCCCAGCTACGAGCATATCGCCTCCGGCAAGTACGCCATTTCCCGCCCGCTGTTCTTCTATGTGAAGAAAGCCCATGTCGGCGTGATCCCCGGCATCGAGGCCTATGTGACCGAGTTCACCAGCGAGAAGGCGTTCGGCGAGGAAGGCTATCTGGCCGACAAGGGCTTGATCCCGCTGCCCGAGGCCGAGCGCAAGCATATCGCCACCGCCGCCAAGAAAATGACCCCGATGACGATGAAATAA
- a CDS encoding OprO/OprP family phosphate-selective porin, protein MKSKILAKPRASRRPLVATAIAALSVGTAAAADTELLDVLLKNGTITQTQYRALSQKGGNLGGADLLEILQKNGAITKDQYSSLSKKQSAPVAAAPAKAEDKDAAHVKLGEKGLEIESNDGNFKAKIGGRIQVDTQVNFNDNHNGQADHANTDLDNGVGFRRLRLYTEGIMWKDYEYRFEYDWARNGGGVNGITDAYLKYLHFKPFTITIGQMNEGKSMESVMSNNYLTFIERSLPNNAFIESGPNSKYQVGIMAETFEKAFNMPWTVRGGITTESVGAPAPGNSSNNTSAGNTNRNGFSGNTSYQLVGRGTLAPLYSKEDGYVLHTGVWGSWRSVNNNYNADGTYRNGGWQYLSQPDTDIDRTAWINTGNLTKGNKDAPGSFRADEVAMFGAELAGSYGPVHMEAEYMQAQIAGQGYSNQDLLQGFYVQGGWFLTGENRPYDEKKGTWNRVIPHSNFLFGDGWGAWEIAARYDTMDMNTKHINGGSINAGTLGVNWYLTPKVRFMTNWVHIFGTQTGSAGKCTTSATGNDTIGCFNGLSPDIWETAVRLDF, encoded by the coding sequence ATGAAATCGAAAATCCTGGCGAAGCCTCGCGCTTCGCGTCGCCCGCTCGTCGCGACCGCGATCGCCGCCCTCTCGGTGGGAACGGCGGCGGCGGCGGATACCGAGCTATTGGATGTGCTGCTCAAGAACGGCACCATCACCCAGACCCAATACCGCGCCCTGAGCCAGAAAGGCGGCAACCTCGGCGGGGCCGACCTCTTGGAAATCCTCCAGAAGAACGGCGCCATCACCAAGGACCAATATTCCAGCCTCAGTAAAAAACAAAGCGCCCCGGTGGCGGCGGCCCCGGCCAAGGCCGAGGACAAGGACGCCGCCCATGTGAAACTGGGCGAAAAAGGCCTGGAAATCGAGTCCAACGACGGCAACTTCAAAGCCAAGATCGGTGGCCGCATCCAGGTGGACACCCAGGTCAATTTCAACGACAACCACAACGGCCAAGCGGACCATGCCAATACCGACCTGGACAATGGCGTGGGTTTCCGCCGCCTGCGCCTGTACACGGAAGGTATCATGTGGAAGGACTACGAATACCGCTTCGAATACGACTGGGCCCGCAACGGCGGCGGTGTCAACGGCATCACCGACGCCTACCTGAAATACCTCCATTTCAAACCCTTCACCATCACCATCGGCCAGATGAACGAAGGCAAGAGCATGGAGTCGGTGATGAGCAACAACTACCTCACCTTCATCGAGCGCTCCCTGCCCAACAACGCCTTCATCGAATCCGGCCCCAACAGCAAATACCAAGTCGGTATCATGGCCGAGACCTTCGAAAAGGCGTTCAACATGCCCTGGACGGTACGCGGCGGCATCACCACGGAATCGGTCGGCGCCCCGGCCCCCGGCAACAGTTCCAACAACACCTCGGCGGGCAACACCAACCGCAACGGCTTCAGCGGCAACACCAGCTACCAACTCGTAGGCCGCGGCACCCTCGCCCCGCTCTATAGCAAGGAAGACGGCTATGTCCTGCATACCGGCGTGTGGGGTTCCTGGCGCAGCGTCAACAACAACTACAACGCCGACGGCACCTACCGCAACGGCGGCTGGCAATACCTGTCCCAGCCGGACACCGACATAGACCGCACCGCCTGGATCAACACCGGCAACCTGACCAAGGGCAACAAGGACGCGCCGGGTTCCTTCAGGGCCGACGAAGTCGCGATGTTCGGTGCCGAACTCGCGGGTTCCTATGGCCCGGTGCATATGGAGGCCGAATACATGCAAGCCCAGATCGCGGGCCAGGGCTATTCCAACCAAGACCTGTTACAAGGCTTCTACGTGCAAGGCGGTTGGTTCCTGACCGGTGAAAACCGCCCCTACGACGAGAAGAAAGGCACCTGGAACCGGGTCATCCCCCACAGCAACTTCCTGTTCGGCGATGGTTGGGGCGCATGGGAGATCGCGGCCCGCTACGACACCATGGACATGAACACCAAGCACATCAACGGCGGCTCCATCAACGCTGGAACCTTGGGCGTGAACTGGTACCTCACCCCGAAAGTCCGCTTCATGACCAACTGGGTACATATCTTCGGCACCCAAACCGGATCGGCCGGGAAATGCACCACCAGCGCGACCGGGAACGATACCATCGGCTGCTTCAACGGCCTGAGCCCGGATATCTGGGAAACCGCGGTCCGCCTCGACTTCTAA